Proteins encoded by one window of Microcebus murinus isolate Inina chromosome 2, M.murinus_Inina_mat1.0, whole genome shotgun sequence:
- the CRTC2 gene encoding CREB-regulated transcription coactivator 2, with protein sequence MATPGANGPGSAAASASNPRKFSEKIALQKQRQAEETAAFEEVMMDIGSTRLQAQKLRLAYTRSSHYGGSLPNVNQIGCSLAEFQSPLHSPLDSSRSTRHHGLVERVQRDARRMVSPLRRYPRHIDSSPYSPAYLSPPPESSWRRTMPWGNFPAEKGQLFRLPTALNRTSSDSALHTSVMNPSPQDTYPVPTPPSILPSRRGGFLDGEMDSKVPAIEENLLDDKHLLKPWDAKKLSSSSSRPRSCEVPGINIFPSPDQPANVPVLPPAMNTGGSLPDLTNLHFPPPLPTPLDPEETAYPNLSGGNSTSNLTHTMTHLGISGGLGLGPGYDAPGLHSPLSHPSLQSSLSNPNLQASLSSPQPQLQGSHSHPSLPASSLAHCALPTTSLGHSSLSAPALSSSSSSSSTSSPVLGAPSYPASTPGASPRHRRVPLSPLSLPAGPADARRSQQQLPKQFSPTMSPTLSSITQGVPLDTSKLSTDQRLPPYPYSPPGLVLPTQPPTPKPLQQPGLPSQACSVQPSGGQPPGRQLHYGTLYPPGPSGHGQQSYHRPMSDFSLGNLEQFGMESPSASLALDPSGFSEGPGFLGVEGPVGGPQDPHTLNHQNLTHCSRHGSGPNIILTEDSSPGFSKEIAAALAGVPGFEVSAAGLELGLGLEDELRMEPLGLEGLNMLSDPCALLPDPAVEDSFRSDRLQ encoded by the exons ATGGCGACGCCGGGGGCGAACGGGCCTGGCTCCGCCGCGGCCTCAGCTTCCAATCCGCGCAAGTTTAGTGAGAAGATAGCGCTGCAGAAGCAGCGTCAGGCCGAGGAGACGGCGGCCTTCGAGGAGGTGATGATGGACATCGGCTCCACCCGG TTACAGGCCCAAAAACTACGGCTGGCATACACAAGGAGCTCCCATTATGGTGGTTCTCTGCCCAATGTCAACCAGATTGGCTGTAGCTTGGCTGAGTTCCAG AGCCCCCTCCACTCGCCTTTGGATTCATCACGGAGCACTCGGCACCATGGGCTGGTGGAACGGGTACAGCGAGATGCCCGCAGAATGGTGTCCCCACTCCGCCGATACCCCCGCCATAT TGACAGTTCTCCCTATAGTCCTGCCTACTTATCTCCTCCCCCGGAGTCCAGCTGGCGAAG GACGATGCCCTGGGGCAATTTCCCTGCAGAGAAGGGACAGTTGTTTCGACTACCAACTGCACTTAACAG GACAAGCTCTGACTCTGCCCTTCACACAAGTGTGATGAACCCCAGTCCCCAGGACACTTATCCAGTCCCCACACCTCCCAGCATCCTGCCCAGCCGACGTGGAG GTTTTCTGGATGGTGAAATGGACTCCAAAG TCCCTGCTATTGAGGAGAACTTGCTAGATGACAAGCATTTGCTGAAGCCATGGGATGCGAAGAAG CTGTCCTCATCCTCCTCCCGACCTCGGTCCTGTGAAGTTCCTGGAATTAA CATCTTTCCATCTCCTGACCAGCCTGCCAATGTgcctgtcctcccacctgccaTGAACACAGGGGGCTCCCTACCTGACCTCACCAACTTGCACTTCCCCCCACCGCTGCCCACCCCCCTGGACCCTGAGGAGACAGCCTACCCTAACCTGAGTGGGGGCAACAGTACCTCCAATTTGACCCACACCATGACCCACTTGGGCATCAGTGGAGGCCTGGGCTTAGGGCCGGGCTATGATGCACCAG GACTTCATTCACCTCTCAGCCACCCATCCCTGCAGTCTTCCCTAAGCAATCCCAACCTCCAGGCTTCCCTGAGCAGTCCTcagccccagctccagggctcCCACAGCCATCCCTCACTGCCTGCCTCCTCCTTGGCCCACTGTGCACTGCCCACCACCTCCCTGGGCCATTCCTCACTCAGTgcccctgctctctcctcctcctcctcttcttcttccactTCATCCCCTGTTCTGGGTGCCCCCTCTTACCCAGCTTCTACCCCTGGGGCCTCCCCCCGCCACCGCCGTGTgcccctcagccccctgagtTTGCCCGCGGGCCCAGCCGACGCCAGAAGGTCCCAACAGCAGCTGCCCAAACAGTTTTCGCCAACAATGTCACCCACCTTGTCTTCCATCACTCAG ggCGTCCCCCTGGACACCAGTAAATTGTCCACTGACCAGCGACTGCCCCCATACCCCTATAGCCCCCCAGGTCTGGTTctgcccacccagccacccaccccaaAGCCTCTACAACAGCCAGGGCTGCCCTCTCAGGCATGTTCAGTACAGCCCTCAGGTGGGCAGCCCCCAGGCAGACAGCTGCATTACGGAACACTATACCCACCTGGGCCCAGTGGGCACGGGCAGCAGTCTTACCACCGGCCAATGAGTGACTTCAGCCTGGGGAAC CTCGAGCAGTTCGGCATGGAGAGCCCATCAGCCAGCCTGGCGCTGGATCCCTCTGGCTTTTCCGAAGGGCCTGGATTTTTAGGGGTTGAGGGGCCGGTGGGTGGCCCCCAGGATCCTCACACTCTGAACCACCAGAACTTGACCCACTGTTCCCGCCATGGCTCAGGGCCTAACATCATCCTCACAG AAGACTCCTCTCCAGGTTTCTCTAAGGAGATTGCAgcagccctggctggagtgcccgGCTTTGAGGTGTCAGCAGCTGGGTTGGAACTGGGGCTGGGGCTAGAAGATGAGCTGCGCATGGAGCCACTGGGCCTGGAAGGGCTAAACATGCTGAGTGACCCCTGTGCCCTGCTGCCTGATCCCGCAGTGGAGGATTCATTCCGCAGTGACCGGCTCCAGTGA
- the DENND4B gene encoding DENN domain-containing protein 4B isoform X1, producing the protein MEADAVSEGGAMAEERPPRLVDYFVVAGLPGNGAPIPEETWIPEPSGPLRPPRPAEPITDVAVIARALGEEVPQGYTCIQASAGGYPLELSAGLLGGTQPVICYRRGRDKPPLVELGVLYEGKEHPKPGFQVLDTTPYSHSANLAPPGPGHPRTYLTYRRAAEGAGLHALGITDLCLVLPSKGEGTPHTYCRLPRNLNPGMWGPAVYLCYKVGLAKANTLVYEAELLGRYPEEDNEAFPLPESVPVFCLPMGATIECWPAQTKYPVPVFSTFVLTGAAGDKVYGAALQFYEAFPRARLSERQARALGLLSAVERGRALGGRAVRSRRAIAVLSRWPAFPAFRAFLTFLYRYSVSGPHRLPLEAHISHFIHNVPFPSPQRPRILVQMSPYDNLLLCQPVSSPLPLSGASFLQLLQSLGPELAVTLLLAVLTEHKLLVHSLRPDLLTSVCEALVSMIFPLHWQCPYIPLCPLVLADVLSAPVPFIVGIHSSYFDLHDPPADVICVDLDTNTLFQTEEKKLLSPRTLPRRPYKVLLATLTNLYQQLDQTYTGPEEEASLEFLLTDYEAVCGRRARLEREVQGAFLRFMACLLKGYRVFLRPLTQAPSEGARDVDNLFFLQGFLKSRERSSHKLYSQLLHTQMFSQFIEECSFGSARHAALEFFDSCVDKVHPEQEKPELTPLVELEELSGSELTVFITPPEEPPVPEGSEPTPQYCYDGFPELRAELFESLQEQPGALPVPGPSRSAPSSPAPRRTKQEMKVAQRMAQKSAAVPELWARCLLGHCYGLWFLCLPAYVRSAPSRVQALHTAYHVLRQMESCKVVLPDEVCYRVLMQLCSHYGQPVLSVRVMLEMRQAGIVPNTITYGYYNKAVLESKWPSGTPGGRLRWAKLRNVVLGAAQFRQPLRERQQQQQQQRQQQEEVSAHQEAGSSQTESYLERPSPSRPLQRQTTWAGQSLRDPASPTGRLVKSGSLGSARGAQPTVEAGVAHMIEALGVLEPRESPVPWHDGSLSDLSLTGEEPASGGSPGGSGLALSAQSTEALEGLSGRGPKAGGRQDEAGTPRRGLGARLQQLLTPSRRSLASRIPPPELPPDLPPPARRSPMDSLLRPRERPGSTASESSASLGSEWDLSESSLSSLSLRRSSERLSDTPGSFQSPSLEILLSSCSLCRACDSLVYDEEIMAGWAPDDSNLNTTCPFCACPFVPLLSVQTLDSRPSAPSPAPAGASGSKDAPVPGGPGPVLSDRRLCLALDEPQLCNGHVGGASRRVESGAWAYLSPLVLRKELESLVENEGSEVLALPELPAAHPIIFWNLLWYFQRLRLPSILPGLVLASCDGPPLPQAPSPWLTPDPASVQVRLLWDVLTPDPNSCPPLYVLWRVHSQIPQRVVWPGPVPASLSLALLESVLRHVGLNEVHKAVGLLLETLGPPPTGLHLQRGIYREILFLTMAALGKDHVDIVAFDKKYKTAFNKLASSMGKEELRQRRAQMPTPKAIDCRKCFGAPPEC; encoded by the exons ATGGAGGCAG ATGCAGTGAGTGAGGGGGGGGCCATGGCGGAGGAACGGCCCCCCCGGCTGGTGGATTACTTCGTGGTAGCTGGGCTTCCAGGGAACGGAGCACCCATTCCTGAGGAAACGTGGATTCCTGAACCTAGTGGGCCCCTGCGCCCTCCCCGGCCAGCTGAGCCCATCACAGATGTAGCCGTCATTGCCAGGGCACTGGGCGAGGAGGTGCCCCAGGGCTATACCTGCATCCAAGCTTCCGCTGGGGGCTACCCCTTGGAACTCAGTGCTGGACTCCTGGGTGGAACTCAGCCTGTCATCTGCTACCGCAGGGGCCGTGACAAGCCCCCCCTTGTTGAGCTGGG GGTGTTGTATGAGGGGAAGGAACATCCCAAGCCTGGCTTCCAAGTGCTCGACACGACACCCTACAGCCACTCAGCCAACCTGGCCCCTCCAGGCCCTGGGCACCCCCGCACCTACCTCACTTACCGGCGGGCAGCAGAGGGGGCAGGGCTGCATGCACTGGGCATCACTGACCTCTGCCTGGTGCTGCCCAGCAAGGGTGAGGGCACTCCTCATACTTACTGCCGGTTGCCCCGCAACCTCAACCCTGGCATG TGGGGCCCAGCAGTGTACCTGTGCTACAAGGTGGGCCTGGCCAAGGCCAACACACTGGTATATGAGGCAG AGTTGCTGGGCCGCTACCCGGAGGAGGACAATGAGGCATTCCCGCTACCTGAGTCAGTGCCCGTCTTCTGCCTGCCCATGGGGGCCACCATCGAGTGCTGGCCTGCCCAGACCAAGTACCCCGTGCCCGTCTTCTCCACCTTTGTGCTCACGGGTGCAGCAGGTGATAAG GTGTATGGTGCCGCCCTGCAATTCTACGAGGCGTTCCCGAGGGCCAGGCTGTCAGAGCGGCAAGCACGGGCACTGGGCCTGCTGAGTGCCGTGGAGCGGGGCCGGGCACTGGGGGGCCGAGCCGTGCGCAGCCGGCGCGCCATTGCTGTGCTGTCCCGCTGGCCTGCCTTCCCTGCCTTTCGCGCCTTCCTCACCTTCCTTTACCGCTACTCCGTCTCAGGCCCCCACCGCCTGCCCTTGGAAGC GCATATCTCCCATTTCATTCACAAcgtccccttcccttccccacagaGACCCCGCATCCTAGTGCAG ATGTCTCCCTATGACAACCTGCTCCTCTGTCAACCTGtatcctcacccctgcccctcag TGGTGCCAGCTTCCTGCAGCTGCTGCAGAGCCTGGGTCCTGAGCTGGCTGTCACGCTACTACTGGCTGTGCTCACGGAGCACAAGCTGCTGGTCCACTCACTGCGGCCAGACCTGCTCACCAGCGTCTGTGAGGCCCTCGTCTCG ATGATCTTCCCACTGCACTGGCAGTGCCCCTACATTCCGCTGTGCCCACTGGTGCTGGCAGACGTGCTGAGCGCCCCTGTGCCCTTCATTGTGGGTATCCACTCCAGTTACTTCGATCTGCATGACCCGCCTGCTGATGTCATCTGTGTTGATCTTGATACCAACACGCTCTTCCA GACTGAGGAAAAGAAGCTCCTCTCCCCTCGGACCCTGCCCCGCAGACCCTACAAGGTTCTGTTGGCCACACTGACAAACCTGTACCAGCAGCTGGACCAGA CATATACTGGACCCGAGGAGGAGGCATCCCTGGAATTCCTGCTGACAGACTACGAGGCAGTGTGTGGCCGCCGGGCCCGGCTGGAGCGGGAAGTCCAGGGAGCCTTTCTCCGCTTCATGGCCTGTCTGCTCAAGGGCTACCGGGTCTTCCTTCGTCCACTCACCCAGGCCCCCTCTGAGGGGGCTCGTGATGTTGACAACCTTTTCTTCCTGCAGG GCTTCCTCAAATCCCGGGAACGCTCCAGCCACAAACTGTACTCTCAGCTGCTGCACACACAGATGTTCTCACAGTTCATCGAGGAATGCTCTTTTGGCTCTGCTCGGCACGCTGCCCTCGAATTCTTTGACTCTTGTGTTGACAAG GTCCACCCAGAGCAGGAGAAGCCTGAGTTGACACCCTTAGTGGAGCTGGAGGAGCTGTCGGGAAGTGAACTCACTGTCTTCATCACGCCTCCTGAGGAGCCTCCGGTACCAGAGGGCAGTGAACCCACTCCCCAGTACTG CTATGATGGGTTCCCAGAGCTACGGGCTGAGCTGTTTGAGTCTCTTCAAGAGCAACCTGGGGCCCTGCCTGTGCCGGGTCCATCCCGTAGCGCCCCCAGCAGTCCTGCTCCTCGCCGTACAAAACAG GAGATGAAGGTTGCACAGCGGATGGCACAGAAGTCAGCAGCTGTGCCTGAGCTGTGGGCCCGGTGCCTGCTGGGGCACTGTTATGGGCTATGGTTCCTGTGTCTACCTGCCTATGTGCGGTCGGCACCCTCCCGCGTGCAGGCACTGCACACGGCCTACCACGTGCTGCGCCAGATGGAGAGCTGCAAGGTGGTGCTCCCTGATGAG GTGTGTTACCGGGTGCTGATGCAGCTCTGCTCACACTATGGGCAGCCTGTGCTGTCTGTGCGTGTCATGCTGGAGATGCGGCAGGCAGGCATCGTGCCCAACACCATCACTTATGGCTACTACAACAAG GCTGTGCTGGAAAGCAAGTGGCCGTCTGGCACACCAGGTGGGCGCCTGCGCTGGGCTAAGCTTCGGAATGTGGTCCTGGGGGCTGCTCAGTTCCGCCAGCCCTTGAGAGaacggcagcagcagcagcagcagcagcggcagcagcaggaggaggtaTCAGCACATCAGGAGGCAGGCAGCTCCCAGACAG AATCCTATCTGGAGCGCCCCTCTCCCAGCCGCCCCCTTCAGCGCCAGACAACTTGGGCTGGGCAAAGTCTGCGGGACCCAGCCTCACCCACTGGGCGCCTGGTGAAGAGTGGCAGCCTGGGCAGTGCCCGAGGGGCACAGCCCACTGTAGAGGCTGGTGTGGCccaca TGATAGAGGCCTTGGGGGTCCTAGAACCCCGGGAATCACCTGTGCCCTGGCACGATGGAAGTCTCTCAGACCTAAGCCTGACCGGGGAGGAGCCAGCATCTGGAGGCAGCCCAGGGGGCTCAGGCTTGGCCCTGAGTGCCCAGTCCACTGAGGCCCTAGAAGGGCTAAGTGGGCGGGGGCCCAAGGCTGGTGGGCGTCAGGATGAGGCAGGCACTCCCCGACGAGGGCTGGGCGCCCGCCTCCAACAACTGCTCACTCCTTCTCGGCGCTCTCTTGCCTCCCGCATTCCCCCACCTGAGCTGCCCCCTGACCTGCCGCCCCCAGCCCGCCGCAGCCCCATGGACAGCCTTCTGCGTCCCCGGGAGCGCCCTGGATCCACTGCTTCTGAG AGCTCGGCCTCTCTGGGCAGTGAGTGGGACCTCTCGGAATCTTCTCTCAGCAGCCTGAGCCTTCGCCGTTCCTCAGAGCGCCTCAGTGACACCCCTGGATCCTTCCAGTCACCTTCCCTGGAA ATTCTGCTGTCCAGCTGCTCCCTGTGCCGTGCCTGTGATTCGCTGGTGTATGATGAGGAAATCATGGCTGGCTGGGCACCTGATGACTCTAACCTCAACACAACCTGCCCCTTCTGCGCCTGCCCCTTTGTGCCCCTGCTCAGTGTCCAGACCCTTGATTCCCGGCCCAG tgcccccagccccgcccctgctgGTGCCAGTGGCAGCAAAGATGCTCCTGTCCCTGGGGGTCCTGGCCCCGTGCTCAGTGACCGCAGGCTCTGCCTTGCTCTGGATGAGCCCCAGCTCTGCAATGGGCACGTAGGG GGTGCCTCCCGCCGGGTTGAAAGTGGGGCATGGGCGTACCTGAGCCCCCTGGTGCTGCGCAAGGAACTGGAGTCGCTGGTAGAGAATGAGGGCAGTGAGGTGCTGGCATTGCCCGAGCTGCCTGCTGCCCACCCCATCATCTTCTGGAACCTTCTGTGGTATTTCCAACGGCTGCGCCTGCCCAGTATTCTACCAGGCCTGGTGCTGGCCTCCTGTGATGGGCCCCCGCTCCCCCAG GCCCCATCTCCTTGGCTAACCCCTGATCCAGCATCTGTGCAGGTACGACTGCTGTGGGATGTATTGACCCCTGACCCCAATAGCTGCCCACCTCTCTATGTGCTCTGGAGGGTCCACA gCCAAATCCCTCAGCGGGTGGTATGGCCAGGCCCAGTACCTGCGTCCCTTAGTTTGGCTTTGTTGGAGTCAGTGCTGCGCCATGTTGGACTCAATGAAGTGCATAAGGCTGTGGGGCTCCTGCTGGAAACTCTAGGGCCCCCTCCCACTGGCCTGCACCTGCAGAG GGGCATCTACCGTGAGATCTTATTCCTGACAATGGCTGCTCTGGGCAAGGACCACGTGGACATAG TGGCCTTCGATAAGAAGTACAAGACCGCCTTTAACAAGCTGGCCAGCAGCATGGGCAAGGAGGAGCTGAGGCAGCGGCGGGCACAGATGCCCACTCCCAAGGCCATTGACTGCCGAAAATGTTTTGGAGCACCTCCAGAATGCTAG
- the DENND4B gene encoding DENN domain-containing protein 4B isoform X2: MAEERPPRLVDYFVVAGLPGNGAPIPEETWIPEPSGPLRPPRPAEPITDVAVIARALGEEVPQGYTCIQASAGGYPLELSAGLLGGTQPVICYRRGRDKPPLVELGVLYEGKEHPKPGFQVLDTTPYSHSANLAPPGPGHPRTYLTYRRAAEGAGLHALGITDLCLVLPSKGEGTPHTYCRLPRNLNPGMWGPAVYLCYKVGLAKANTLVYEAELLGRYPEEDNEAFPLPESVPVFCLPMGATIECWPAQTKYPVPVFSTFVLTGAAGDKVYGAALQFYEAFPRARLSERQARALGLLSAVERGRALGGRAVRSRRAIAVLSRWPAFPAFRAFLTFLYRYSVSGPHRLPLEAHISHFIHNVPFPSPQRPRILVQMSPYDNLLLCQPVSSPLPLSGASFLQLLQSLGPELAVTLLLAVLTEHKLLVHSLRPDLLTSVCEALVSMIFPLHWQCPYIPLCPLVLADVLSAPVPFIVGIHSSYFDLHDPPADVICVDLDTNTLFQTEEKKLLSPRTLPRRPYKVLLATLTNLYQQLDQTYTGPEEEASLEFLLTDYEAVCGRRARLEREVQGAFLRFMACLLKGYRVFLRPLTQAPSEGARDVDNLFFLQGFLKSRERSSHKLYSQLLHTQMFSQFIEECSFGSARHAALEFFDSCVDKVHPEQEKPELTPLVELEELSGSELTVFITPPEEPPVPEGSEPTPQYCYDGFPELRAELFESLQEQPGALPVPGPSRSAPSSPAPRRTKQEMKVAQRMAQKSAAVPELWARCLLGHCYGLWFLCLPAYVRSAPSRVQALHTAYHVLRQMESCKVVLPDEVCYRVLMQLCSHYGQPVLSVRVMLEMRQAGIVPNTITYGYYNKAVLESKWPSGTPGGRLRWAKLRNVVLGAAQFRQPLRERQQQQQQQRQQQEEVSAHQEAGSSQTESYLERPSPSRPLQRQTTWAGQSLRDPASPTGRLVKSGSLGSARGAQPTVEAGVAHMIEALGVLEPRESPVPWHDGSLSDLSLTGEEPASGGSPGGSGLALSAQSTEALEGLSGRGPKAGGRQDEAGTPRRGLGARLQQLLTPSRRSLASRIPPPELPPDLPPPARRSPMDSLLRPRERPGSTASESSASLGSEWDLSESSLSSLSLRRSSERLSDTPGSFQSPSLEILLSSCSLCRACDSLVYDEEIMAGWAPDDSNLNTTCPFCACPFVPLLSVQTLDSRPSAPSPAPAGASGSKDAPVPGGPGPVLSDRRLCLALDEPQLCNGHVGGASRRVESGAWAYLSPLVLRKELESLVENEGSEVLALPELPAAHPIIFWNLLWYFQRLRLPSILPGLVLASCDGPPLPQAPSPWLTPDPASVQVRLLWDVLTPDPNSCPPLYVLWRVHSQIPQRVVWPGPVPASLSLALLESVLRHVGLNEVHKAVGLLLETLGPPPTGLHLQRGIYREILFLTMAALGKDHVDIVAFDKKYKTAFNKLASSMGKEELRQRRAQMPTPKAIDCRKCFGAPPEC; encoded by the exons ATGGCGGAGGAACGGCCCCCCCGGCTGGTGGATTACTTCGTGGTAGCTGGGCTTCCAGGGAACGGAGCACCCATTCCTGAGGAAACGTGGATTCCTGAACCTAGTGGGCCCCTGCGCCCTCCCCGGCCAGCTGAGCCCATCACAGATGTAGCCGTCATTGCCAGGGCACTGGGCGAGGAGGTGCCCCAGGGCTATACCTGCATCCAAGCTTCCGCTGGGGGCTACCCCTTGGAACTCAGTGCTGGACTCCTGGGTGGAACTCAGCCTGTCATCTGCTACCGCAGGGGCCGTGACAAGCCCCCCCTTGTTGAGCTGGG GGTGTTGTATGAGGGGAAGGAACATCCCAAGCCTGGCTTCCAAGTGCTCGACACGACACCCTACAGCCACTCAGCCAACCTGGCCCCTCCAGGCCCTGGGCACCCCCGCACCTACCTCACTTACCGGCGGGCAGCAGAGGGGGCAGGGCTGCATGCACTGGGCATCACTGACCTCTGCCTGGTGCTGCCCAGCAAGGGTGAGGGCACTCCTCATACTTACTGCCGGTTGCCCCGCAACCTCAACCCTGGCATG TGGGGCCCAGCAGTGTACCTGTGCTACAAGGTGGGCCTGGCCAAGGCCAACACACTGGTATATGAGGCAG AGTTGCTGGGCCGCTACCCGGAGGAGGACAATGAGGCATTCCCGCTACCTGAGTCAGTGCCCGTCTTCTGCCTGCCCATGGGGGCCACCATCGAGTGCTGGCCTGCCCAGACCAAGTACCCCGTGCCCGTCTTCTCCACCTTTGTGCTCACGGGTGCAGCAGGTGATAAG GTGTATGGTGCCGCCCTGCAATTCTACGAGGCGTTCCCGAGGGCCAGGCTGTCAGAGCGGCAAGCACGGGCACTGGGCCTGCTGAGTGCCGTGGAGCGGGGCCGGGCACTGGGGGGCCGAGCCGTGCGCAGCCGGCGCGCCATTGCTGTGCTGTCCCGCTGGCCTGCCTTCCCTGCCTTTCGCGCCTTCCTCACCTTCCTTTACCGCTACTCCGTCTCAGGCCCCCACCGCCTGCCCTTGGAAGC GCATATCTCCCATTTCATTCACAAcgtccccttcccttccccacagaGACCCCGCATCCTAGTGCAG ATGTCTCCCTATGACAACCTGCTCCTCTGTCAACCTGtatcctcacccctgcccctcag TGGTGCCAGCTTCCTGCAGCTGCTGCAGAGCCTGGGTCCTGAGCTGGCTGTCACGCTACTACTGGCTGTGCTCACGGAGCACAAGCTGCTGGTCCACTCACTGCGGCCAGACCTGCTCACCAGCGTCTGTGAGGCCCTCGTCTCG ATGATCTTCCCACTGCACTGGCAGTGCCCCTACATTCCGCTGTGCCCACTGGTGCTGGCAGACGTGCTGAGCGCCCCTGTGCCCTTCATTGTGGGTATCCACTCCAGTTACTTCGATCTGCATGACCCGCCTGCTGATGTCATCTGTGTTGATCTTGATACCAACACGCTCTTCCA GACTGAGGAAAAGAAGCTCCTCTCCCCTCGGACCCTGCCCCGCAGACCCTACAAGGTTCTGTTGGCCACACTGACAAACCTGTACCAGCAGCTGGACCAGA CATATACTGGACCCGAGGAGGAGGCATCCCTGGAATTCCTGCTGACAGACTACGAGGCAGTGTGTGGCCGCCGGGCCCGGCTGGAGCGGGAAGTCCAGGGAGCCTTTCTCCGCTTCATGGCCTGTCTGCTCAAGGGCTACCGGGTCTTCCTTCGTCCACTCACCCAGGCCCCCTCTGAGGGGGCTCGTGATGTTGACAACCTTTTCTTCCTGCAGG GCTTCCTCAAATCCCGGGAACGCTCCAGCCACAAACTGTACTCTCAGCTGCTGCACACACAGATGTTCTCACAGTTCATCGAGGAATGCTCTTTTGGCTCTGCTCGGCACGCTGCCCTCGAATTCTTTGACTCTTGTGTTGACAAG GTCCACCCAGAGCAGGAGAAGCCTGAGTTGACACCCTTAGTGGAGCTGGAGGAGCTGTCGGGAAGTGAACTCACTGTCTTCATCACGCCTCCTGAGGAGCCTCCGGTACCAGAGGGCAGTGAACCCACTCCCCAGTACTG CTATGATGGGTTCCCAGAGCTACGGGCTGAGCTGTTTGAGTCTCTTCAAGAGCAACCTGGGGCCCTGCCTGTGCCGGGTCCATCCCGTAGCGCCCCCAGCAGTCCTGCTCCTCGCCGTACAAAACAG GAGATGAAGGTTGCACAGCGGATGGCACAGAAGTCAGCAGCTGTGCCTGAGCTGTGGGCCCGGTGCCTGCTGGGGCACTGTTATGGGCTATGGTTCCTGTGTCTACCTGCCTATGTGCGGTCGGCACCCTCCCGCGTGCAGGCACTGCACACGGCCTACCACGTGCTGCGCCAGATGGAGAGCTGCAAGGTGGTGCTCCCTGATGAG GTGTGTTACCGGGTGCTGATGCAGCTCTGCTCACACTATGGGCAGCCTGTGCTGTCTGTGCGTGTCATGCTGGAGATGCGGCAGGCAGGCATCGTGCCCAACACCATCACTTATGGCTACTACAACAAG GCTGTGCTGGAAAGCAAGTGGCCGTCTGGCACACCAGGTGGGCGCCTGCGCTGGGCTAAGCTTCGGAATGTGGTCCTGGGGGCTGCTCAGTTCCGCCAGCCCTTGAGAGaacggcagcagcagcagcagcagcagcggcagcagcaggaggaggtaTCAGCACATCAGGAGGCAGGCAGCTCCCAGACAG AATCCTATCTGGAGCGCCCCTCTCCCAGCCGCCCCCTTCAGCGCCAGACAACTTGGGCTGGGCAAAGTCTGCGGGACCCAGCCTCACCCACTGGGCGCCTGGTGAAGAGTGGCAGCCTGGGCAGTGCCCGAGGGGCACAGCCCACTGTAGAGGCTGGTGTGGCccaca TGATAGAGGCCTTGGGGGTCCTAGAACCCCGGGAATCACCTGTGCCCTGGCACGATGGAAGTCTCTCAGACCTAAGCCTGACCGGGGAGGAGCCAGCATCTGGAGGCAGCCCAGGGGGCTCAGGCTTGGCCCTGAGTGCCCAGTCCACTGAGGCCCTAGAAGGGCTAAGTGGGCGGGGGCCCAAGGCTGGTGGGCGTCAGGATGAGGCAGGCACTCCCCGACGAGGGCTGGGCGCCCGCCTCCAACAACTGCTCACTCCTTCTCGGCGCTCTCTTGCCTCCCGCATTCCCCCACCTGAGCTGCCCCCTGACCTGCCGCCCCCAGCCCGCCGCAGCCCCATGGACAGCCTTCTGCGTCCCCGGGAGCGCCCTGGATCCACTGCTTCTGAG AGCTCGGCCTCTCTGGGCAGTGAGTGGGACCTCTCGGAATCTTCTCTCAGCAGCCTGAGCCTTCGCCGTTCCTCAGAGCGCCTCAGTGACACCCCTGGATCCTTCCAGTCACCTTCCCTGGAA ATTCTGCTGTCCAGCTGCTCCCTGTGCCGTGCCTGTGATTCGCTGGTGTATGATGAGGAAATCATGGCTGGCTGGGCACCTGATGACTCTAACCTCAACACAACCTGCCCCTTCTGCGCCTGCCCCTTTGTGCCCCTGCTCAGTGTCCAGACCCTTGATTCCCGGCCCAG tgcccccagccccgcccctgctgGTGCCAGTGGCAGCAAAGATGCTCCTGTCCCTGGGGGTCCTGGCCCCGTGCTCAGTGACCGCAGGCTCTGCCTTGCTCTGGATGAGCCCCAGCTCTGCAATGGGCACGTAGGG GGTGCCTCCCGCCGGGTTGAAAGTGGGGCATGGGCGTACCTGAGCCCCCTGGTGCTGCGCAAGGAACTGGAGTCGCTGGTAGAGAATGAGGGCAGTGAGGTGCTGGCATTGCCCGAGCTGCCTGCTGCCCACCCCATCATCTTCTGGAACCTTCTGTGGTATTTCCAACGGCTGCGCCTGCCCAGTATTCTACCAGGCCTGGTGCTGGCCTCCTGTGATGGGCCCCCGCTCCCCCAG GCCCCATCTCCTTGGCTAACCCCTGATCCAGCATCTGTGCAGGTACGACTGCTGTGGGATGTATTGACCCCTGACCCCAATAGCTGCCCACCTCTCTATGTGCTCTGGAGGGTCCACA gCCAAATCCCTCAGCGGGTGGTATGGCCAGGCCCAGTACCTGCGTCCCTTAGTTTGGCTTTGTTGGAGTCAGTGCTGCGCCATGTTGGACTCAATGAAGTGCATAAGGCTGTGGGGCTCCTGCTGGAAACTCTAGGGCCCCCTCCCACTGGCCTGCACCTGCAGAG GGGCATCTACCGTGAGATCTTATTCCTGACAATGGCTGCTCTGGGCAAGGACCACGTGGACATAG TGGCCTTCGATAAGAAGTACAAGACCGCCTTTAACAAGCTGGCCAGCAGCATGGGCAAGGAGGAGCTGAGGCAGCGGCGGGCACAGATGCCCACTCCCAAGGCCATTGACTGCCGAAAATGTTTTGGAGCACCTCCAGAATGCTAG